The Burkholderia pyrrocinia genome includes a region encoding these proteins:
- a CDS encoding aromatic ring-hydroxylating dioxygenase subunit alpha, with translation MEHHARSPISTTQFPIDRWWVAALSSELTDQPVARTLLGHPVVLFRLPSGDVGALEDRCCHKSLPLSCGSLEPRGLRCGYHGLLFDRGGACVEIPGQDRIPAKACVSSYPVQEQDDIVWIWIGDDARAQPTCAPPRYAFHADPQYRFGGGNYHYDAPYQLIHDNLMDLSHLGYVHLKTIGGNAPLHMGAETRVSSDGDTVTLVRRMPDSDPPPTYTAAWPFPGKVDRWQEIEFHVSHIRIWTGAMEAGTGDLHDPSRGGFHMRGFHGITPETETTTHYFWTVATNPKHDIERVARTVIEQSAATFDEDKSVIEAQYRNQLRFPDSRQIDIHVDAGPNRARRVIERLLLQPEPA, from the coding sequence ATGGAGCATCACGCCCGATCACCAATCAGTACAACTCAATTCCCGATCGACCGATGGTGGGTCGCCGCCCTTTCATCCGAATTGACGGACCAACCCGTCGCCCGAACCCTGCTCGGCCACCCGGTCGTCCTGTTCCGGTTGCCGTCGGGGGACGTCGGCGCGCTGGAAGATCGGTGTTGCCACAAGTCGCTGCCGCTGTCGTGCGGTTCGCTCGAACCGCGCGGCCTGCGCTGCGGCTATCACGGCTTGCTGTTCGACCGCGGCGGCGCCTGCGTGGAGATTCCCGGCCAGGACCGGATTCCGGCCAAGGCGTGCGTATCGTCGTATCCGGTGCAGGAGCAGGACGACATCGTGTGGATCTGGATCGGCGACGACGCGCGCGCCCAACCGACGTGCGCGCCGCCGCGCTATGCGTTCCATGCGGATCCGCAATACCGGTTCGGCGGCGGCAACTATCACTACGATGCGCCGTACCAGCTGATTCACGACAACCTGATGGACCTGAGCCATCTCGGCTATGTCCATCTGAAAACGATCGGCGGCAACGCGCCGCTGCACATGGGTGCGGAAACCCGCGTCAGCAGCGACGGCGACACGGTGACGCTGGTCCGCCGGATGCCCGATTCGGATCCGCCGCCGACCTACACGGCCGCGTGGCCATTCCCGGGCAAGGTCGATCGATGGCAGGAAATCGAATTCCATGTCTCGCATATCCGGATCTGGACCGGCGCGATGGAGGCCGGCACCGGCGACCTGCACGACCCTTCCCGCGGCGGCTTCCATATGCGCGGCTTCCACGGCATCACGCCCGAGACGGAAACCACGACGCATTACTTCTGGACCGTGGCGACCAATCCGAAACACGACATCGAACGCGTCGCGCGAACGGTCATCGAGCAATCCGCGGCGACGTTCGACGAGGACAAGAGCGTGATCGAAGCGCAATACCGGAATCAGCTGCGGTTTCCGGATAGCCGCCAGATCGACATTCATGTCGACGCGGGCCCCAATCGCGCGCGGCGCGTGATCGAGCGCCTTCTGCTGCAACCCGAACCCGCGTAA
- a CDS encoding enoyl-CoA hydratase/isomerase family protein, with amino-acid sequence MRYETIKVSEAGRVATVTLARPDVRNAFNETTIAELTTVFEWLDAHAGVRAVVLAAEGTAFCAGADLNWMKKMAGYSDDENRADARKLARMLEAIHRCGKPVIARVHGDAYAGGVGLVAAADIAIAADGVKFCLSEARLGLIPATIAPYVVRAMGERAARRYFTTAEVFDSARAASLGFIHDAVPADVLDETVAKLAATLVANGPDAVHACKQLVADVAGRALDATLIEQTADWIARTRAGAEAREGIASFLEKRTPSWRE; translated from the coding sequence ATGCGATACGAAACCATCAAGGTAAGCGAAGCCGGCCGCGTGGCGACCGTCACGCTCGCGCGTCCCGACGTGCGCAACGCATTCAACGAGACGACGATCGCCGAGCTGACCACGGTGTTCGAATGGCTCGACGCGCACGCCGGCGTGCGCGCGGTCGTGCTCGCGGCGGAAGGCACCGCGTTCTGCGCGGGCGCGGACCTGAACTGGATGAAGAAGATGGCCGGTTACTCGGACGACGAGAACCGCGCCGATGCGCGCAAGCTCGCGCGGATGCTCGAGGCGATCCATCGCTGCGGCAAGCCGGTGATCGCGCGCGTGCATGGCGACGCGTATGCGGGCGGCGTGGGTCTCGTCGCGGCGGCCGATATCGCGATCGCCGCCGACGGCGTGAAGTTCTGCCTGTCGGAAGCGCGGCTCGGGCTGATCCCCGCGACGATCGCGCCGTACGTCGTGCGCGCGATGGGCGAGCGCGCGGCGCGCCGCTACTTCACGACGGCCGAGGTGTTCGACAGCGCGCGCGCGGCGTCGCTCGGCTTCATTCACGACGCGGTGCCGGCCGATGTGCTCGACGAAACGGTCGCGAAGCTGGCCGCGACGCTCGTCGCGAACGGCCCCGACGCGGTGCATGCATGCAAGCAGCTGGTCGCCGATGTGGCCGGCCGTGCGCTCGACGCGACGCTGATCGAGCAGACCGCCGACTGGATCGCGCGGACTCGCGCAGGCGCGGAAGCGCGCGAAGGGATCGCGTCCTTCCTCGAAAAGCGCACGCCGTCGTGGCGTGAATGA
- a CDS encoding PDR/VanB family oxidoreductase, giving the protein MSAATLTVRVARKWHEARDICGFEFVNDDGSPLPRFDAGAHIDVHLPGGLVRQYSLCNHPEQDDRYQIAVLRDADGRGGSRTIHDELRQGDTVRIGMPRNHFPLAHDAAHHLLLAGGIGVTPILCMAERLFSSGAAFDMHYCARSTDRMAFVERINAAGFHDRARFHVDDGDPAQRFDLASVLASAPAGTHLYVCGPRGFMDAVLSEARARHWADERLHYEFFGGAVESAAADRAFQVRIASSGKVIDVPPECTVVAALAADGVDVLTSCEQGVCGTCLTRVLQGEPDHRDSYLTEEEKSAGDQFMPCCSRSRTDVLVLDL; this is encoded by the coding sequence ATGAGCGCCGCGACGCTGACGGTCAGGGTGGCCCGCAAGTGGCACGAAGCACGCGACATCTGCGGATTCGAATTCGTCAACGATGACGGCTCGCCATTGCCGCGCTTCGACGCGGGCGCCCATATCGACGTCCATTTGCCGGGCGGGCTCGTGCGCCAGTACTCGCTCTGCAACCACCCCGAGCAGGACGATCGCTATCAGATCGCCGTGCTCAGGGATGCCGATGGCCGAGGCGGGTCCCGAACCATTCACGACGAATTACGGCAAGGCGATACCGTGCGGATCGGCATGCCGCGCAACCATTTCCCGCTCGCGCACGACGCGGCGCACCACCTGTTGCTCGCGGGCGGAATCGGCGTCACGCCGATTCTCTGCATGGCGGAACGGCTGTTCTCGTCCGGCGCAGCGTTCGACATGCATTACTGCGCGCGTTCAACGGACCGCATGGCTTTCGTCGAGCGGATCAACGCAGCCGGGTTCCATGACCGGGCCCGTTTCCATGTCGACGACGGAGACCCGGCACAACGATTCGATCTCGCGTCGGTGCTCGCCTCAGCCCCTGCCGGCACGCATCTGTACGTATGCGGCCCGCGCGGCTTCATGGATGCGGTGCTGAGCGAAGCACGCGCCCGCCATTGGGCCGACGAGCGGCTGCACTACGAGTTCTTCGGCGGCGCAGTCGAATCGGCGGCGGCCGATCGCGCGTTTCAGGTTCGGATCGCGAGCAGCGGCAAGGTGATCGACGTTCCGCCCGAATGCACCGTCGTCGCGGCGCTGGCGGCGGACGGCGTCGACGTGCTGACTTCGTGCGAGCAAGGCGTATGCGGCACGTGCCTGACGCGTGTGTTGCAAGGCGAGCCCGATCATCGCGATTCGTATCTGACGGAAGAGGAAAAATCGGCCGGCGACCAGTTCATGCCCTGCTGCTCGCGATCCAGAACCGACGTCCTGGTACTCGATCTGTAG
- a CDS encoding porin: MKTKLGAALATAMALAGPACAQSSVTLYGIIDTGVSYYNNAAHGGSFTGMPTLTGEVPSRWGLRGTEDLGGGYQAFFVLENGFQPGTGALNYGGRLFGRQANVGVNSPFGALTLGRQMNMSMIVLTNADVIGPSIHSMADFDSYLPNARSDNAIGYKGTFHGVTLGATYSFGRDAAGPAGPSATGCAGQVPGDIVACRQYTAMIAYDASNFGLAASHDVMRGGGGALAPLNNPAYTDTRDIVAGYVKIGPAKLGAGWIRRNLAAAGHLQADIVFAGGTYYATPYLALDVQGVRYLQRRESAEGGTNATLLVGRANYFLSKRTTVYTSVGYMFNSVLAANAVAAGGTVGTGMNQLGVMAGIQQKF; encoded by the coding sequence ATGAAAACGAAACTGGGCGCCGCACTCGCGACGGCGATGGCACTGGCCGGACCGGCCTGCGCGCAAAGCAGCGTCACGCTGTACGGGATCATCGATACCGGCGTGTCCTACTACAACAACGCCGCGCACGGCGGGTCGTTCACCGGGATGCCGACGCTGACCGGCGAGGTGCCGTCACGCTGGGGCCTGAGAGGCACGGAGGATCTCGGCGGCGGCTACCAGGCCTTCTTCGTACTCGAAAACGGCTTCCAGCCCGGCACCGGCGCGCTGAACTACGGCGGGCGCCTGTTCGGGCGGCAGGCGAACGTGGGCGTGAACAGCCCCTTCGGCGCGCTGACCCTCGGCCGCCAGATGAACATGTCGATGATCGTGCTGACCAATGCCGACGTGATCGGTCCGTCGATTCATTCGATGGCGGATTTCGACTCCTATCTGCCGAACGCGCGCAGCGACAATGCGATCGGCTACAAGGGCACGTTCCACGGCGTGACGCTCGGCGCCACCTACAGTTTCGGCCGCGACGCGGCCGGGCCGGCAGGACCGTCGGCGACGGGCTGCGCCGGACAGGTGCCCGGCGATATCGTCGCCTGCCGCCAATACACGGCGATGATCGCCTACGACGCCAGTAATTTCGGGCTGGCCGCATCGCACGACGTGATGCGCGGCGGCGGCGGTGCGCTCGCGCCGCTGAACAATCCGGCGTACACCGACACGCGCGACATCGTCGCCGGCTACGTCAAGATCGGCCCCGCGAAACTGGGCGCCGGGTGGATCCGCCGCAACCTCGCGGCGGCCGGACACCTGCAAGCCGACATCGTGTTTGCCGGCGGCACGTACTACGCGACGCCCTACCTCGCGCTCGACGTCCAGGGCGTGCGTTACCTGCAACGACGCGAAAGCGCTGAAGGCGGCACGAACGCCACGCTGCTCGTCGGTCGCGCGAACTATTTCCTGTCGAAGCGGACGACCGTCTATACGTCGGTGGGCTACATGTTCAACAGCGTGCTGGCCGCGAACGCGGTCGCCGCCGGCGGGACGGTCGGCACCGGGATGAATCAGCTCGGCGTGATGGCCGGCATCCAGCAGAAATTCTGA
- a CDS encoding aromatic ring-hydroxylating oxygenase subunit alpha, producing the protein MFLKNAWYVACTPDEIDGKPLGRRICSESMVFYRAADGKVAALEDFCPHRGAPLSLGFVRDGVLVCGYHGLEMGCSGKTAGMPGQRVGGFPPIRSFPVIERYGFVWVWPGDASEADPGKLPLLSWAEDPAWAHGGGLYHIRCDYRLMIDNLMDLTHETYVHATSIGQKEIDEAPPKTTSNGDEVVTSRFMENVLPPPFWQMALRGNGLADDVPVDRWQICRFTPPSHVMIEVGVAHAGHGGYDAPADVKASSIVVDFITPETETSIWYFWGMARNFRPDDHALTAEIREGQGRIFAEDLEMLERQQLNLEKWPDRQLLKLNIDAGGVLSRKVIDRLLAEERASSPQRPVIPVAHMKEGA; encoded by the coding sequence GTGTTTCTCAAGAATGCTTGGTACGTAGCCTGCACGCCCGATGAAATCGACGGCAAGCCGCTGGGCCGCAGGATTTGCAGCGAATCGATGGTGTTCTACCGCGCGGCGGACGGCAAGGTCGCCGCCCTCGAGGATTTCTGCCCGCACCGCGGCGCCCCGCTGTCGCTGGGCTTCGTGCGCGACGGCGTGCTCGTGTGCGGCTATCACGGGCTGGAGATGGGATGCAGCGGCAAGACGGCCGGCATGCCGGGCCAGCGCGTCGGTGGATTCCCGCCGATTCGCAGCTTTCCCGTGATCGAGCGATACGGGTTCGTCTGGGTGTGGCCGGGCGATGCGTCCGAAGCCGATCCCGGCAAGCTGCCGCTGCTGTCCTGGGCGGAAGATCCGGCATGGGCGCACGGCGGCGGCCTGTATCACATCCGCTGCGACTACCGGCTGATGATCGACAACCTGATGGACCTGACACACGAGACTTACGTGCATGCCACCAGCATCGGCCAGAAGGAAATCGACGAAGCGCCGCCGAAGACGACCAGCAACGGCGACGAAGTCGTCACGAGCCGCTTCATGGAGAACGTGCTCCCGCCGCCGTTCTGGCAGATGGCGCTGCGCGGCAACGGGCTCGCCGACGACGTGCCGGTCGACCGCTGGCAAATCTGCCGCTTCACGCCACCGAGCCACGTGATGATCGAAGTGGGCGTCGCCCATGCAGGCCACGGCGGCTACGATGCACCGGCCGACGTGAAGGCATCGTCGATCGTCGTCGACTTCATCACGCCCGAGACAGAGACCTCGATCTGGTACTTCTGGGGGATGGCGCGCAACTTCCGGCCCGACGATCACGCGCTGACCGCGGAGATCAGGGAAGGCCAGGGCAGGATCTTCGCCGAGGATCTCGAGATGCTCGAGCGCCAGCAGCTCAACCTCGAGAAGTGGCCGGATCGCCAACTGCTCAAGCTCAACATCGACGCCGGCGGCGTGCTGTCGCGCAAGGTGATCGACCGGCTGCTCGCCGAAGAACGTGCATCGAGCCCGCAGCGGCCCGTGATTCCGGTTGCGCACATGAAGGAGGGGGCATGA
- a CDS encoding isovaleryl-CoA dehydrogenase: MINLPGVQFMLGEDIEMLRDAVATFAAKEITPRAAEVDRTDQFPMDLWKKFGDLGVLGMTVAEEYGGANMGYTAHMVAMEEISRASASIGLSYGAHSNLCVNQIHRNGTAAQKQKYLPKLVSGEHIGALAMSEPNAGSDVVSMKLRADKRGDRYVLNGTKMWITNGPDCDTLVVYAKTDVEANSRGITAFIVEKGMKGFSVAQKLDKLGMRGSHTGELVFQDVEVPEENILGQLNGGVKVLMSGLDYERAVLSGGPTGIMAACLDAVVPYIHDRKQFGQSIGEFQLIQGKVADMYTTFQACRAYLYAVGRHLDSAGSDHIRQVRKDCAGVILYTAEKATWMAGEAIQILGGNGYINEYPVGRLWRDAKLYEIGAGTSEIRRMLIGRELFAETM; this comes from the coding sequence ATGATCAACCTGCCCGGCGTGCAATTCATGCTTGGTGAAGACATCGAGATGCTGCGCGACGCCGTCGCGACGTTCGCGGCGAAGGAAATCACGCCGCGCGCGGCGGAGGTCGACCGCACCGACCAGTTTCCGATGGATCTGTGGAAGAAGTTCGGCGATCTCGGCGTGCTCGGCATGACGGTGGCCGAGGAATACGGCGGCGCGAACATGGGCTACACCGCGCACATGGTCGCGATGGAGGAGATCTCGCGCGCATCGGCGTCGATCGGCCTGTCGTACGGCGCGCACTCGAACCTGTGCGTGAACCAGATCCATCGCAACGGCACCGCGGCGCAGAAGCAGAAATACCTGCCGAAGTTGGTGTCGGGCGAACACATCGGCGCGCTCGCGATGAGCGAGCCGAACGCCGGTTCCGACGTCGTCAGCATGAAGCTGCGCGCCGACAAGCGCGGCGATCGCTACGTGCTGAACGGCACGAAGATGTGGATCACCAACGGCCCCGATTGCGACACGCTCGTCGTCTATGCGAAGACGGACGTCGAAGCCAATTCGCGCGGCATCACCGCGTTCATCGTCGAGAAGGGGATGAAGGGTTTCTCGGTCGCGCAGAAGCTCGACAAGCTCGGCATGCGCGGCTCGCACACGGGCGAGCTGGTGTTCCAGGACGTCGAGGTGCCGGAAGAGAACATCCTCGGCCAGCTCAACGGCGGCGTGAAGGTGCTGATGAGCGGTCTCGACTACGAGCGCGCGGTGCTGTCGGGCGGCCCGACAGGCATCATGGCCGCGTGCCTCGACGCGGTCGTGCCGTATATCCACGACCGCAAGCAGTTCGGCCAGTCGATCGGCGAATTCCAGCTGATCCAGGGCAAGGTGGCCGACATGTACACCACGTTCCAGGCGTGCCGCGCGTACCTGTACGCGGTCGGCCGCCATCTCGACTCGGCCGGCAGCGATCACATCCGCCAGGTGCGCAAGGACTGCGCGGGCGTGATCCTCTATACGGCCGAGAAGGCGACGTGGATGGCCGGCGAGGCGATCCAGATCCTCGGCGGCAACGGCTACATCAACGAATATCCGGTCGGCCGTCTGTGGCGCGATGCGAAGCTGTACGAGATCGGCGCCGGCACGAGCGAGATCCGCCGGATGCTGATCGGCCGCGAGTTGTTCGCGGAAACGATGTAA
- a CDS encoding TetR/AcrR family transcriptional regulator: protein MTAAPADTMTATAKADRADAPRAPARRKSQQRVQDILRAGREVFAEKGYEHATAAEIAQRVGVSEATVFSYFRGKRELCARVIADWYDEIIGTFEQGMPQDASVQQQFAFIVRTHLRLMLVNGTGLCALVLSEGRAKQHALSDELTALQRRYTAPLMDVLARGQAAGQVRADLPLSLLRSMVFGPIEHVLWDAILGHRKLDTETTATQLVDMLWAAVQPPAPEQAALVRFRNEVAEAVRRLEGEGSRA from the coding sequence ATGACAGCCGCTCCCGCCGACACCATGACCGCCACCGCCAAAGCCGACCGCGCCGACGCGCCGCGCGCGCCCGCCAGGCGCAAATCCCAGCAGCGCGTGCAGGACATCCTGCGCGCCGGCCGGGAAGTGTTTGCCGAAAAGGGTTACGAGCATGCGACGGCCGCCGAGATCGCGCAGCGCGTGGGCGTGTCGGAGGCGACGGTGTTCAGCTACTTCCGCGGCAAGCGTGAGCTGTGCGCGCGCGTCATCGCGGATTGGTACGACGAAATCATCGGCACATTCGAGCAGGGAATGCCGCAGGATGCGTCGGTGCAGCAGCAGTTCGCATTCATCGTGCGCACCCACCTGCGGCTGATGCTCGTGAACGGCACGGGGCTGTGCGCGCTGGTGCTGTCGGAAGGCCGCGCGAAACAGCATGCGCTGAGCGACGAGCTCACCGCGCTGCAGCGCCGCTATACGGCGCCGCTGATGGACGTGCTCGCGCGCGGCCAGGCGGCCGGGCAGGTCCGCGCCGACCTGCCGCTGAGCCTGCTGCGCTCGATGGTGTTCGGGCCGATCGAGCACGTGCTGTGGGATGCGATCCTCGGGCACCGCAAGCTCGATACGGAAACGACGGCCACGCAGCTCGTCGACATGCTGTGGGCCGCCGTGCAGCCGCCCGCGCCGGAACAGGCGGCGCTCGTGCGCTTCAGGAACGAGGTGGCGGAAGCGGTGCGGCGGCTGGAAGGCGAAGGTTCGCGCGCGTGA
- a CDS encoding carboxyl transferase domain-containing protein: protein MPIIESKLNPRSEEFRTNAAALEAVVADLRAKIEQLAQGGGQAARDKHLSRGKLLPRDRIAQLLDPGAPFLELSQLAANGMYNDDAPGAGVITGIGRIAGRECVIVCNDATVKGGTYYPVTVKKHVRAQEIAAENRLPCVYLVDSGGANLPNQDDVFPDRDHFGRIFFNQATMSAAGIAQIAVVMGSCTAGGAYVPAMSDESIIVKDQGTIFLGGPPLVKAATGEEVSAEDLGGGDVHTRLSGVADHLAQNDAHALSIARNIVDHLAPKIASPVALREPKLPRYDAKSLYGVIPVDTRKPFDVREVIARIVDDSEFDEFKARFGTTLVTGFAHIWGHPVGIVANNGILFSESAVKGAHFIELCCQRKIPLVFLQNITGFMVGRKYENEGIARHGAKMVTAVSNAKVPKFTVIIGGSFGAGNYGMCGRAFGPRFLWMWPNARISVMGGEQAASVLATVRRDGIEAKGGAWSSDEEEAFKQPIRDQYERQGHPYYASARLWDDGVIDPAQTRDVLGLGLAASMNAPIDDTRFGVFRM from the coding sequence ATGCCGATCATCGAATCAAAACTCAATCCTCGCTCGGAAGAATTCCGCACGAACGCCGCGGCGCTCGAGGCGGTCGTCGCCGACCTGCGCGCGAAGATCGAACAACTCGCGCAAGGCGGTGGCCAGGCCGCGCGCGACAAGCACCTGTCGCGCGGCAAGCTGCTGCCGCGCGACCGCATCGCGCAACTGCTCGATCCGGGCGCGCCGTTCCTCGAGCTGTCGCAGCTCGCGGCGAACGGCATGTACAACGACGACGCGCCGGGCGCGGGCGTCATCACCGGGATCGGCCGGATCGCCGGCCGTGAATGCGTGATCGTGTGCAACGACGCGACGGTCAAGGGCGGCACCTACTACCCGGTCACGGTGAAGAAGCACGTGCGCGCGCAGGAGATCGCCGCGGAAAACCGGCTGCCGTGCGTGTACCTCGTCGATTCGGGCGGCGCGAACCTGCCGAACCAGGACGATGTGTTTCCCGATCGCGACCACTTCGGCCGCATCTTCTTCAACCAGGCGACGATGTCGGCGGCGGGGATCGCGCAGATCGCCGTCGTGATGGGCTCGTGCACGGCGGGCGGCGCGTACGTGCCCGCGATGAGCGACGAGTCGATCATCGTGAAGGACCAGGGCACGATTTTCCTCGGCGGGCCGCCGCTCGTGAAGGCCGCGACCGGCGAGGAAGTGAGCGCCGAGGATCTCGGCGGCGGCGACGTGCACACGCGCTTGTCGGGCGTGGCCGACCATCTTGCGCAGAACGACGCGCATGCGCTGTCGATCGCGCGCAACATCGTCGATCATCTCGCACCGAAGATCGCGTCGCCGGTGGCGCTGCGCGAGCCGAAGCTGCCGCGCTACGACGCGAAGAGCCTGTACGGCGTGATTCCCGTCGATACGCGCAAGCCGTTCGACGTGCGCGAGGTGATCGCGCGCATCGTCGACGATTCCGAGTTCGACGAATTCAAGGCGCGCTTCGGCACGACGCTCGTCACGGGTTTCGCGCACATCTGGGGCCACCCGGTCGGGATCGTCGCGAACAACGGCATCCTGTTCTCCGAATCGGCCGTGAAGGGCGCGCATTTCATCGAGCTGTGCTGCCAGCGCAAGATCCCGCTCGTGTTCCTGCAGAACATCACGGGTTTCATGGTTGGCCGCAAGTACGAGAACGAAGGCATCGCGCGGCACGGCGCGAAGATGGTGACGGCCGTGTCGAACGCGAAGGTGCCGAAGTTCACGGTGATCATCGGCGGCTCGTTCGGCGCCGGCAACTACGGGATGTGCGGCCGCGCATTCGGGCCGCGTTTCCTGTGGATGTGGCCGAACGCGCGGATCTCGGTGATGGGCGGCGAGCAGGCCGCGTCGGTGCTCGCGACGGTGCGTCGCGACGGCATCGAGGCGAAGGGCGGCGCGTGGTCGTCCGACGAGGAGGAAGCGTTCAAGCAGCCGATCCGCGACCAGTACGAGCGCCAGGGCCATCCGTATTACGCGAGCGCGCGGCTGTGGGACGACGGCGTGATCGATCCCGCGCAGACGCGCGACGTGCTCGGGCTCGGCCTCGCTGCATCGATGAACGCGCCGATCGACGACACGCGCTTCGGCGTGTTCCGCATGTAA
- a CDS encoding MFS transporter, translating into MSANIRNTIDESPMSAFQTMAVTACVVLNMLDGFDVLAIAFAAPHLAAEWKLSGKEIGMLLSAGLAGMGIGSVLIAPLADRVGRRRIILLCLVVISTGMLACAATHSTLQLAVARAYTGLGIGGMLASLTVISGEYASNKWRSAAIGMQSTGYAIGATAGGVVAGYLLSTWGWRSVFAFGGVVTLMSIPMVLALLPESLDFLLARRPENALRKINRILARMKRSPIDRLPAARASVDAAGPASRWTAVLRAPLGRRTIALWIAFFLVMGSFYFVVSWTPKLLVQAGLSASQGVTGGVLLNLGGIAGASLFSLLSTRFGLRNLLGATLLLGGALMVVFGANTGALGVGMTVAVFLGAVINACVAGMYALSPTPYPAEIRTTGIGLAVGIGRLGAILSPMTVGALLDDGWSVPHLYLAFLVPMVGAAIAVAVAGTRAAAPHRQRDPAMS; encoded by the coding sequence GTGAGCGCAAATATCCGCAATACGATCGACGAATCCCCGATGAGCGCGTTCCAGACGATGGCGGTCACGGCCTGCGTCGTGCTGAACATGCTCGACGGGTTCGACGTGCTGGCCATCGCATTTGCCGCGCCGCATCTCGCGGCCGAGTGGAAACTAAGCGGCAAGGAAATCGGCATGCTGTTGAGTGCCGGCCTGGCCGGCATGGGTATCGGTTCGGTGCTGATCGCACCGCTGGCCGACCGGGTCGGTCGTCGCCGGATCATCCTGCTCTGCCTCGTCGTCATCTCGACGGGGATGCTGGCCTGCGCCGCTACGCACAGCACACTGCAACTCGCGGTCGCGCGTGCCTATACGGGGCTCGGCATCGGCGGCATGCTGGCCAGCCTGACCGTCATCAGCGGCGAGTACGCATCGAACAAATGGCGAAGCGCGGCGATCGGCATGCAGTCGACGGGCTACGCGATCGGGGCCACCGCCGGCGGCGTCGTTGCCGGGTACCTGCTGTCGACATGGGGATGGCGCAGCGTATTCGCGTTCGGCGGCGTCGTGACCTTGATGTCCATCCCGATGGTGCTCGCGTTGCTGCCGGAGTCGCTCGACTTCCTGCTGGCGAGGCGTCCCGAGAACGCCCTTCGGAAAATCAACCGCATCCTCGCGAGAATGAAGCGCTCGCCCATCGACAGGCTGCCGGCCGCGCGCGCCTCCGTAGACGCGGCGGGCCCCGCCTCGCGCTGGACGGCCGTGCTGCGAGCGCCGCTCGGGCGCCGCACGATCGCGCTGTGGATCGCGTTCTTTCTCGTCATGGGCAGTTTTTATTTCGTCGTGAGCTGGACCCCGAAGCTGCTGGTCCAGGCCGGACTGTCGGCGTCGCAGGGCGTGACCGGCGGCGTGCTGCTCAATCTCGGCGGCATCGCGGGCGCATCGCTTTTCAGCCTGTTGTCGACCCGGTTCGGCCTGCGCAACCTGCTGGGCGCCACCCTGCTGCTGGGCGGCGCACTGATGGTCGTCTTCGGCGCGAACACGGGCGCGCTCGGCGTCGGGATGACGGTCGCGGTGTTCCTCGGCGCCGTCATCAATGCGTGCGTGGCCGGCATGTATGCACTGTCGCCCACCCCCTATCCCGCCGAAATCCGCACGACCGGCATCGGCCTCGCGGTCGGCATCGGCCGCCTCGGTGCGATCCTGTCGCCGATGACGGTCGGCGCGCTGCTGGACGACGGCTGGTCCGTGCCTCATCTCTATCTCGCGTTCCTCGTGCCGATGGTCGGCGCGGCGATCGCCGTCGCCGTGGCGGGCACGCGTGCCGCGGCACCGCACCGGCAACGCGATCCGGCGATGTCGTAA
- a CDS encoding MarR family winged helix-turn-helix transcriptional regulator has translation MEKTNPAEAPTFPLDLYDEPGHLIRRAHQIAVAMFYEKLGRDVTPVQYAVLRMLYECPGLDQVTLAQRVALDTSTTADLAVRLEAKGLIVREVLPRRQRRLLLTPAGVELLTHLIPSVQELRAGLFDGMGEDDSQELMRLLRKFVHLNNEQSRAPLRVGEDS, from the coding sequence ATGGAAAAAACGAATCCCGCCGAAGCGCCGACTTTCCCGCTCGATCTGTACGACGAGCCCGGCCACCTGATCCGGCGTGCGCACCAGATCGCTGTCGCGATGTTTTACGAGAAGCTGGGCCGGGACGTGACGCCGGTGCAGTACGCGGTCCTGCGGATGCTTTACGAGTGCCCGGGGCTCGATCAGGTGACGCTGGCGCAGCGGGTGGCGCTCGACACGTCGACGACGGCGGATCTTGCCGTCCGGCTCGAAGCGAAAGGATTGATCGTCCGCGAAGTGCTGCCGCGGCGTCAGCGTCGGCTGTTGCTGACGCCGGCGGGCGTGGAGCTGCTCACGCACCTTATTCCGTCGGTGCAGGAGCTGCGTGCCGGCCTGTTCGACGGCATGGGGGAGGACGATTCGCAGGAACTGATGCGCCTGCTGCGCAAGTTCGTCCATCTGAACAACGAGCAGAGCCGCGCACCGCTGCGGGTCGGCGAGGACTCGTAG